In a single window of the Micromonospora sp. WMMD1155 genome:
- the fxsT gene encoding FxSxx-COOH system tetratricopeptide repeat protein: MSNDRDGQVVTFYSFKGGTGRTMALANVAWILAASGRRVLVADWDLESPGLHRFFHPFLDAEAIQGTSGVIDMIRDYEWETTRVDDRPDRWMEQYARVGRHAFSLRWNFPNGGGLDFLSAGRQNSDYAVSVSGLDWDNFYNRLGGAQFFEALRADMKRHYDFTLIDSRTGLSDVADICTLHLPDTLVDCFTLSDQGIEGAARVAHSVRDRYRRRDIRVLPVPMRVDQAEKERAEAGRLLAMRRFAGLPAGMTEAERRRYWAAVEVPYRPFYAYEETLATFGDPPGSPTSLLAAFETLTGILTDGAVTALPVMDESVRERGKARFRRRTEAIDDQIVLRCAPEDAIWAEWLERVLSSAGLRVVDPAAAVGSAGTPAPRTLTVVSPAYVATPSGGLPARDTSTGSTALAVYVADLRPLAEFPSQSSTNLVNVSAATAVERVLRLVGRPVPSSADGPAGGSTRFPGAEPLIFNAPNRNARFTGREDDLARLRAQLQSGGSAVVLPVALQGMGGVGKTQVALEYVHRFKAAYDVVWWIVADPPQFVDTALADLAGRLGILAGPTLPDTVRSVLQVLGRGEPYERWLVVLDNAEELDQIEPFLPQGPGHVLLTSRNRAWGDRANPIQVDVFDRTESVAHLAQRVPTISAEEADRVAEALGDLPIAVAAAGAWLADTGTSVGDYLRQIERHGPSALSVEATWDLSLNRLLEQAPAAYRLLQLCSVLAPEISLELIYSDEMAAALVPFDPSVSERLVRGALVQQINRLALLKLDVQGGRVQVHRLLQAVVRDRMTEDEIAAARHQVHLVLAASRPRGDVDDPSTWARLRMLWPHLEVSEALTCPDESVCQLLIDRVRYLWQRGGLDQADVFSQEVDDTWTARLADTPDETEASALGRQLLHLRFNRANILRSLGRFEEARDLDEAVLAEQRRLLGPMHPHSLMTAGSLGGDLRALGRYAEALERDRSTYASWLQVFGEDHPRTLSAANNLAVSYRLVGDYRAARRWDDEVHQRRRLVLGPTHPYTLVSAVRLGSDLREAGEYERSATLLRTVYETYCEVLGPDDGQSLAAQVNLAVSLRSAGRGAEAAPMFETAYRELDERFGPDNPDTVACRSSRAANLLAVGDGARALTEMTAVRQSYEEQLHLGAEHPHTLATLSNISAAERSVGRRSDARASAAQASGELRKVLGPDHPHTLAAEVNHAVCLAEEGEWESARDRLRETAGRLAAVIGAEHPDTLRCLGDLALVSRRVGGEAAGEDVGDVADRLAEVIGPEHPTVQTLRERRFVVRVIDPHTI, encoded by the coding sequence ATGAGCAACGATCGCGACGGGCAGGTCGTCACCTTCTACTCGTTCAAGGGTGGGACGGGCCGGACGATGGCGCTGGCCAACGTGGCCTGGATCCTCGCGGCCAGCGGTCGGCGGGTGCTGGTCGCCGACTGGGACCTCGAATCGCCCGGCCTGCACCGCTTCTTCCACCCGTTCCTCGACGCCGAGGCGATCCAGGGCACCAGCGGTGTGATCGACATGATCCGCGACTACGAGTGGGAGACCACCCGGGTCGACGACCGACCGGACCGCTGGATGGAGCAGTACGCCCGGGTCGGCCGACACGCGTTCTCGCTGCGCTGGAACTTCCCGAACGGCGGTGGCCTCGACTTCCTCTCCGCGGGCCGGCAGAACAGCGACTACGCCGTCTCGGTCAGCGGGCTGGACTGGGATAACTTCTACAACCGGTTGGGCGGCGCGCAGTTCTTCGAGGCGCTGCGCGCGGACATGAAGCGCCATTACGACTTCACCCTGATCGACAGCCGGACGGGGCTGAGCGACGTCGCCGACATCTGCACCCTGCACCTGCCGGACACCCTTGTCGACTGCTTCACGCTCAGCGACCAGGGCATCGAGGGCGCGGCCCGGGTGGCGCACTCGGTACGGGACCGGTACCGGCGGCGCGACATCCGGGTCCTGCCCGTCCCGATGCGGGTCGACCAGGCCGAGAAGGAGCGGGCCGAGGCGGGGCGTCTGCTGGCCATGCGCCGGTTCGCCGGGTTGCCGGCCGGCATGACCGAGGCCGAACGGCGGCGCTACTGGGCCGCCGTCGAGGTCCCGTACCGGCCGTTCTACGCGTACGAGGAGACCCTCGCCACGTTCGGCGACCCGCCCGGCTCGCCGACGTCGCTGCTGGCCGCGTTCGAGACGTTGACCGGGATCCTCACCGACGGCGCGGTGACCGCGCTGCCGGTGATGGACGAGTCGGTGCGGGAGCGCGGCAAGGCCCGCTTCCGCCGACGCACCGAGGCGATCGACGACCAGATCGTGCTCCGCTGCGCGCCGGAGGACGCCATCTGGGCCGAGTGGCTGGAACGGGTGCTCAGCTCGGCCGGGCTGCGGGTGGTCGATCCGGCGGCCGCCGTCGGCTCCGCCGGTACGCCGGCACCGCGCACGCTGACCGTGGTCTCACCGGCCTATGTGGCGACGCCGTCCGGCGGTCTGCCCGCTCGCGACACGAGCACCGGATCCACGGCTCTCGCCGTGTACGTCGCCGACCTGCGTCCGCTGGCGGAGTTCCCCTCGCAGAGTTCCACCAACCTGGTCAACGTGAGCGCGGCGACCGCCGTGGAGCGGGTGTTGCGGCTGGTCGGTCGGCCGGTGCCGTCGTCGGCGGACGGCCCGGCGGGCGGCAGCACCCGGTTCCCCGGCGCCGAACCGTTGATCTTCAACGCGCCCAACCGGAACGCCCGGTTCACCGGCCGGGAGGACGACCTGGCCCGGTTGCGCGCGCAACTGCAGAGCGGGGGCAGCGCGGTGGTGCTGCCGGTCGCCCTGCAGGGCATGGGCGGCGTCGGTAAGACACAGGTGGCCCTGGAGTACGTGCACCGGTTCAAGGCCGCGTACGACGTGGTGTGGTGGATCGTGGCGGACCCGCCGCAGTTCGTCGACACCGCCCTGGCCGACCTCGCCGGTCGCCTCGGCATCCTCGCCGGGCCGACTCTGCCGGACACGGTCCGGTCCGTGCTGCAGGTGCTCGGCCGGGGCGAGCCGTACGAGCGGTGGCTCGTCGTGCTCGACAACGCCGAGGAGCTCGACCAGATCGAGCCATTCCTGCCCCAGGGCCCCGGGCACGTCCTGCTGACCTCCCGCAACCGCGCCTGGGGGGACCGGGCGAACCCGATCCAGGTGGACGTCTTCGACCGCACCGAGAGCGTCGCGCACCTCGCCCAGCGGGTGCCCACGATCAGCGCCGAGGAGGCCGACCGGGTGGCCGAGGCGCTCGGCGACCTGCCGATCGCGGTGGCCGCCGCGGGCGCCTGGCTCGCCGACACCGGCACGTCGGTCGGCGACTACCTGCGGCAGATCGAGCGGCACGGCCCGAGCGCCCTCTCCGTCGAGGCCACCTGGGACCTGTCGCTGAACCGGCTGCTCGAACAGGCACCGGCCGCGTACCGGCTGTTGCAGCTCTGCTCGGTGCTGGCCCCGGAGATCTCGCTGGAACTCATCTACAGCGACGAGATGGCGGCGGCCCTCGTGCCGTTCGACCCGTCGGTGTCGGAGCGGCTGGTGCGCGGTGCGCTGGTCCAGCAGATCAACCGGTTGGCGCTGCTCAAACTCGACGTGCAGGGCGGCCGGGTCCAGGTGCACCGGTTGTTGCAGGCGGTGGTCCGCGACCGGATGACCGAGGACGAGATCGCCGCCGCCCGACACCAGGTGCACCTGGTGCTGGCCGCGTCCCGGCCCCGTGGCGACGTGGACGACCCGAGCACCTGGGCCCGGTTGCGCATGCTCTGGCCCCACCTGGAGGTCTCCGAGGCGCTGACCTGCCCGGACGAGTCGGTGTGCCAACTGCTGATCGACCGGGTTCGGTATCTGTGGCAGCGCGGTGGTCTGGACCAGGCCGACGTGTTCAGCCAGGAGGTCGACGACACCTGGACGGCGCGGCTCGCCGACACGCCGGACGAGACCGAGGCGTCGGCGTTGGGCCGGCAGTTGCTGCACCTGAGGTTCAACCGGGCGAACATCCTGCGCAGCCTGGGCCGGTTCGAAGAGGCCCGGGACCTGGACGAGGCGGTGCTGGCCGAGCAACGCCGACTGCTGGGCCCGATGCACCCGCACAGTCTGATGACCGCCGGCAGCCTCGGCGGTGACCTGCGCGCGCTCGGCCGCTACGCCGAGGCGCTGGAACGGGACCGGTCCACCTACGCCTCCTGGCTCCAGGTGTTCGGCGAGGACCACCCCCGGACGTTGAGCGCCGCCAACAACCTCGCCGTCTCGTACCGGCTGGTCGGCGACTACCGGGCCGCCCGGCGGTGGGACGACGAGGTGCACCAACGGCGGCGACTGGTGCTCGGCCCCACCCACCCGTACACTCTCGTCTCCGCCGTGCGGCTGGGGAGCGACCTGCGGGAGGCCGGCGAGTACGAGAGGTCGGCGACCCTGCTGCGCACCGTCTACGAGACGTACTGCGAGGTGCTCGGGCCGGACGACGGCCAGAGTCTCGCCGCGCAGGTCAACCTGGCGGTGTCACTGCGCAGCGCGGGCCGGGGAGCGGAGGCCGCGCCGATGTTCGAGACGGCCTACCGGGAACTCGACGAACGGTTCGGCCCGGACAACCCGGACACGGTGGCGTGCCGGTCGAGTCGCGCGGCGAACCTGCTGGCCGTCGGCGACGGCGCCCGGGCGCTCACCGAGATGACCGCGGTCCGGCAGTCGTACGAGGAGCAACTGCACCTCGGTGCCGAACACCCGCACACCCTTGCCACGCTGAGCAACATCTCCGCCGCCGAGCGCTCGGTCGGGCGCAGGTCGGACGCGCGCGCGTCGGCCGCCCAGGCGTCCGGTGAGCTGCGCAAGGTGCTCGGCCCCGACCACCCGCACACCCTGGCGGCGGAGGTGAACCACGCGGTCTGCCTCGCCGAGGAGGGGGAGTGGGAGTCGGCCCGGGACCGCCTGCGGGAGACCGCCGGTCGTCTGGCCGCGGTGATCGGCGCGGAGCACCCGGACACGCTGCGGTGTCTCGGTGATCTCGCCCTGGTGTCGAGGCGGGTCGGCGGCGAGGCGGCGGGCGAGGACGTCGGCGACGTGGCGGACCGGCTGGCCGAGGTGATCGGCCCGGAGCATCCGACCGTGCAGACCCTGCGCGAGCGGCGGTTCGTGGTCCGGGTGATCGACCCGCACACGATCTGA
- a CDS encoding cellulose binding domain-containing protein, producing MRTGRRRTTLIATTAAATATLVTAGLLTSVSAQAAAGCQVAYSVASQWPGGFTGNVTVTNLGDPVSGWTLRWSYGAGQQTSQAWGATISQSGSQVSATNVDYNGNLATNGTASFGFNASWNNSSNPAPTSFTLNNVACTGGTTPTTPPSTPPPTTPPPSSTPPPTTPQPSNLVGWATQNGGTTGGGNAGTTTVSNASGLTSALNATGAAVIRVTGTITCSGMLRVRSNKTIIGNYGATIVGCGLNINGDRNVIIRNLTFRNWNDDAINVQESATNIWIDHNTFSNGYDGAVDIKRGSDFVTVSWNRVFSHDKTMLLGHSDDNAGQDVGHLRVSYHHNYFDGSNQRNPRVRFGNPVHVYNNYYRANGGYGVASTENAGVLVEGNYFENVDDPYHRGEGDSGPGGLVARNNHFVDSPTGQAGGSVASIPYSYQLDTASNVKSIVTAGAGAGKITI from the coding sequence ATGCGCACAGGACGGCGTCGAACGACGCTGATCGCCACCACCGCGGCAGCCACCGCAACCCTGGTCACCGCAGGTCTGCTGACCTCGGTCTCCGCCCAGGCGGCCGCCGGCTGCCAGGTGGCCTACTCGGTCGCCAGCCAGTGGCCGGGCGGCTTCACCGGCAACGTCACGGTCACCAACCTGGGCGACCCGGTCTCCGGGTGGACGCTGCGGTGGTCGTACGGGGCCGGCCAGCAGACCAGCCAGGCGTGGGGCGCGACAATCTCGCAGAGCGGCAGCCAGGTCTCCGCGACGAACGTCGACTACAACGGCAACCTGGCCACCAACGGCACCGCCTCGTTCGGCTTCAACGCGAGCTGGAACAACTCCAGCAACCCCGCCCCGACCAGCTTCACCCTGAACAACGTCGCCTGCACCGGCGGCACCACCCCGACGACGCCGCCCAGCACCCCACCGCCGACCACCCCGCCGCCGTCGAGCACCCCACCGCCGACCACCCCGCAGCCGTCGAACCTGGTCGGCTGGGCCACCCAGAACGGCGGTACCACCGGCGGTGGCAACGCCGGCACCACCACCGTCAGCAACGCCTCCGGCCTGACCAGCGCACTGAACGCGACAGGGGCGGCGGTGATCCGGGTGACCGGGACCATCACCTGCTCGGGCATGCTGCGGGTCCGATCCAACAAGACCATCATCGGCAACTACGGTGCGACGATCGTCGGCTGCGGTCTCAACATCAACGGTGACCGCAACGTGATCATCCGCAACCTGACCTTCCGCAACTGGAACGACGACGCGATCAACGTCCAGGAGTCGGCCACCAACATCTGGATCGACCACAACACCTTCAGCAACGGGTACGACGGCGCGGTCGACATCAAGCGCGGCTCGGACTTCGTCACCGTCTCGTGGAACCGGGTCTTCAGCCACGACAAGACCATGCTGCTCGGCCACAGCGACGACAACGCCGGCCAGGACGTCGGTCACCTGCGGGTGAGCTACCACCACAACTACTTCGACGGCAGCAACCAACGCAACCCCCGGGTGCGCTTCGGCAACCCGGTACACGTCTACAACAACTACTACCGGGCCAACGGTGGCTACGGCGTCGCGTCCACCGAGAACGCCGGTGTGCTCGTCGAGGGCAACTACTTCGAGAACGTCGACGACCCGTACCACCGTGGTGAGGGTGACTCCGGGCCCGGCGGCCTGGTCGCCCGCAACAACCACTTCGTCGACTCGCCCACCGGCCAGGCCGGTGGCAGCGTGGCGAGCATCCCCTACTCCTACCAGCTGGACACCGCGAGCAACGTCAAGTCCATCGTGACGGCGGGCGCGGGCGCCGGCAAGATCACCATCTGA
- a CDS encoding DUF349 domain-containing protein gives MSDWTAFGRVDADGTVYVKTTEGERVVGSWQAGAPEEGLAHFARRFADLVTEVDLTEARLKSGAADAGHSLSTIRRIRTTLPEANVVGDIDALTARLDKLATFAEEKAGEARAARDAARGEALARKTALVEEAEKLAAESTGWKTAGDRLKEILDEWKTIRGVDKKADGELWKRFAAARDGFTRRRGAHFASLDSQRKQAQTAKEELVAQAEKLQDSTDWAATANQLKDLMTQWKAAPRASKEAEQKLWERFRGAQDAFFSRRSEVFSARDNEQRGNLERKQALLAEAEALDVDADPKGAQAKLREIQAQWHEAGRVPREAAAGLERRLRAIDDKVRDVMDSAWRRTTKEDNPLLAQMRAQVAEAEDRLARAQSAGDARRIKEAEQALASKRQFLQLAEQAG, from the coding sequence ATGAGCGACTGGACTGCCTTCGGACGGGTGGACGCGGACGGCACCGTGTACGTCAAGACCACCGAGGGCGAGCGGGTGGTCGGATCCTGGCAGGCGGGTGCGCCGGAGGAAGGTCTGGCACACTTCGCGCGCCGCTTCGCCGATCTGGTCACCGAGGTGGACCTGACGGAAGCACGGCTCAAGTCGGGTGCGGCGGATGCCGGGCACTCGTTGAGCACGATCCGGCGGATCCGCACCACGCTGCCCGAGGCCAACGTGGTCGGCGACATCGACGCCCTGACCGCGCGTCTGGACAAGCTGGCGACCTTCGCCGAGGAGAAGGCCGGCGAGGCGCGCGCCGCCCGGGACGCCGCACGCGGCGAGGCCCTGGCCCGCAAGACGGCATTGGTCGAGGAGGCCGAGAAGCTGGCCGCCGAGTCCACCGGTTGGAAGACCGCCGGGGACCGGCTCAAGGAGATCCTCGACGAGTGGAAGACCATCCGTGGGGTCGACAAGAAGGCCGACGGTGAGCTGTGGAAGCGGTTCGCCGCCGCCCGGGACGGCTTCACCCGACGCCGCGGCGCCCACTTCGCCTCCCTGGACTCGCAGCGCAAGCAGGCGCAGACCGCCAAGGAGGAGCTGGTCGCCCAGGCGGAGAAGCTTCAGGACTCCACCGACTGGGCCGCCACCGCCAACCAGCTCAAGGACCTGATGACCCAGTGGAAGGCCGCGCCGCGCGCCTCCAAGGAGGCCGAGCAGAAGCTCTGGGAACGGTTCCGGGGTGCGCAGGACGCCTTCTTCAGCCGCCGCAGTGAGGTCTTCTCCGCCCGGGACAACGAGCAGCGCGGCAACCTGGAGCGCAAGCAGGCCCTCCTCGCCGAGGCCGAGGCGTTGGACGTCGACGCCGACCCGAAGGGCGCCCAGGCCAAGCTGCGGGAGATCCAGGCACAGTGGCACGAGGCCGGCCGGGTCCCGCGCGAGGCGGCAGCCGGGCTGGAGCGCCGACTGCGCGCCATCGACGACAAGGTCCGTGACGTGATGGACTCGGCGTGGCGTCGCACCACCAAGGAAGACAACCCGCTGCTCGCCCAGATGCGGGCACAGGTGGCGGAAGCCGAGGACCGGCTGGCCCGGGCGCAGAGCGCCGGGGACGCCCGCCGGATCAAGGAAGCCGAGCAGGCGCTCGCCTCCAAGCGGCAGTTCCTCCAGCTCGCCGAGCAGGCCGGGTGA
- a CDS encoding TIR-like protein FxsC — MSPPADRRRPASRGTYFFLSYAHSAPPPGARADADVWVGQFFADLTDEVRRQARPVAGMRIGFFDQNIPLGADWKAALAEALGDAEVFVPLYSPGYFSRPWALGEQESFRARLAAAGSARLTAGHLLPVLWIPFPPWESHPELDGALDLGRDVPAYAEDGLRAFCMLAPYREQYELLLSRLAGRIVHTAERRPLGPSRAPSLDEVVRPGTTDPDFVVAVLAPTRDHLPADRDPAGYAASGRLWRPYGRRQELPAAEYAASTAERLGLSARTADFAQAAGLLGRRPAVLLVDPWIAAAPDGARTLAGMLRGLREWVVPLVVTDDDDTQDADRWATEVTRLLHDAGLPQVKRACTVPEFVDLMPALVTEARRQFLKYGPVVPFEPPPEPVPSLRDGLSATGPAAPTDPASGPDGAAPLRPHGEDR, encoded by the coding sequence ATGAGCCCGCCGGCGGACCGCCGTCGACCGGCGTCGCGAGGAACGTACTTCTTCCTCAGCTACGCGCATTCGGCCCCGCCGCCGGGCGCCCGCGCCGACGCCGACGTGTGGGTCGGCCAGTTCTTCGCCGACCTGACGGACGAGGTGCGTCGGCAGGCGCGACCGGTGGCGGGGATGCGGATCGGCTTCTTCGACCAGAACATCCCGCTGGGGGCCGACTGGAAGGCGGCTCTCGCCGAGGCGCTCGGCGACGCCGAGGTCTTCGTCCCGCTCTACTCACCCGGCTACTTCAGTCGTCCCTGGGCGTTGGGGGAGCAGGAGTCCTTCCGGGCCCGGCTGGCCGCCGCCGGGTCGGCCCGGCTCACCGCCGGTCACCTCCTGCCGGTGCTGTGGATCCCGTTCCCCCCGTGGGAGTCCCATCCGGAGTTGGACGGCGCGCTGGACCTGGGTCGCGACGTCCCGGCGTACGCCGAGGACGGTCTGCGCGCCTTCTGCATGCTGGCCCCCTACCGGGAGCAGTACGAGCTTCTGCTGAGTCGCCTGGCCGGCCGGATAGTGCACACCGCCGAGCGGCGGCCGCTGGGTCCGTCCCGCGCGCCGAGCCTCGACGAGGTCGTCCGCCCGGGGACGACCGACCCGGACTTCGTCGTCGCCGTGCTGGCCCCGACCCGGGACCACCTCCCGGCCGACCGCGACCCCGCCGGTTACGCGGCCAGCGGCCGGCTCTGGCGGCCGTACGGGCGTCGCCAGGAGTTGCCCGCCGCCGAGTACGCGGCCAGCACCGCCGAACGACTCGGGCTGTCGGCCCGCACGGCCGACTTCGCGCAGGCCGCCGGGCTGCTCGGTCGGCGGCCCGCCGTGCTGCTGGTCGACCCGTGGATCGCGGCGGCGCCGGACGGAGCCCGAACTCTGGCCGGCATGCTGCGCGGCCTGCGGGAGTGGGTCGTCCCACTGGTGGTCACCGACGACGACGACACCCAGGACGCCGACCGGTGGGCGACCGAGGTGACCCGACTGCTGCACGACGCCGGTCTGCCCCAGGTCAAGCGCGCCTGCACCGTGCCGGAGTTCGTCGACCTGATGCCGGCGCTGGTCACCGAGGCCCGCCGTCAGTTCCTCAAGTACGGCCCGGTGGTCCCCTTCGAACCGCCGCCCGAGCCGGTGCCGAGCCTGCGTGACGGCCTGTCCGCCACCGGCCCGGCCGCCCCCACCGACCCCGCGTCCGGGCCCGATGGTGCGGCCCCACTGCGTCCCCACGGAGAAGACCGATGA
- a CDS encoding TIR-like protein FxsC: MSTVDAPSGSRAPLFFISYSRAPIGRATGKPAEYVSRFFEDVSVHVSELVGPVTGVDAGFLDTSIAGGERWSPELLQAAGTCQVFVPLVSSALIGSAWCGREWDAFSRRRIVPRHSSASPHETAIVPVTWSPTNGTALPRVLRDIQRFTPTAMPDPDIAAHYQRDGVYGLLTMQWENAYRAVVWRLAQRIVAIHRSYLVEPWVPESVDELCNRFAEEPG; this comes from the coding sequence GTGAGCACAGTGGACGCACCCTCCGGGTCGCGCGCCCCGCTCTTCTTCATCAGCTACTCGCGCGCGCCGATCGGCCGGGCCACCGGCAAACCCGCCGAGTACGTCTCGCGGTTCTTCGAGGACGTCTCCGTCCACGTCAGTGAGCTGGTCGGCCCGGTGACCGGTGTGGACGCCGGCTTCCTGGACACCTCCATCGCCGGTGGTGAACGGTGGAGCCCGGAGCTTCTCCAGGCCGCCGGCACCTGCCAGGTCTTCGTCCCGCTGGTGTCCAGCGCGCTGATCGGCAGCGCGTGGTGTGGTCGCGAGTGGGACGCGTTCTCCCGCCGACGGATCGTCCCGCGGCACAGCTCCGCCTCGCCCCACGAGACGGCGATCGTGCCGGTCACCTGGTCGCCGACGAACGGCACGGCGCTGCCCCGGGTGCTCCGCGACATCCAACGGTTCACCCCGACCGCGATGCCGGATCCCGACATCGCGGCGCACTACCAACGGGATGGGGTCTACGGCTTGCTGACCATGCAGTGGGAGAACGCGTACCGGGCGGTGGTCTGGCGACTCGCCCAGCGGATCGTGGCCATCCACCGGTCGTACCTGGTGGAGCCCTGGGTGCCGGAGAGCGTGGACGAGCTGTGCAACAGGTTCGCCGAGGAGCCGGGATGA
- the miaB gene encoding tRNA (N6-isopentenyl adenosine(37)-C2)-methylthiotransferase MiaB, translating to MARTYNVVTYGCQMNVHDSERISGLLEQAGYVRALPADDTPDIVVFNTCAVRENADNRLYGNLGRLRPVKDKHPGMQIAVGGCLAQKDRGDIVRKAPWVDVVFGTHNIGALPVLLERARHNAAAEVEILESLDVFPSTLPTRRESTYAGWVSISVGCNNTCTFCIVPALRGKEKDRRPGDILSEVRALVDEGVLEVTLLGQNVNSYGVEFGDRYAFGKLLRACGDIDGLERVRFTSPHPKDFTDDVIAAMAETPNVCHSLHMPLQSGSDDVLKAMRRSYRSERYLGIIEKVRAAMPDAAITTDIIVGFPGETEADFQRTLDVVREARFSSAFTFQYSKRPGTPAATMDDQLPKQVVQERYERLVATVEEITWAENKRLVGETVEVLVAVGEGRKDERTGRMSGRARDGRLVHFATEGPGGESLAERIRPGDIVHTTITYAAPHHLNADGALVAHRRTRAGDAAEAGRSPRTPGVLLGMPTIGAPPVVPAPTAGCAAH from the coding sequence GTGGCTAGGACCTACAACGTCGTGACGTACGGCTGCCAGATGAACGTGCACGATTCCGAGCGCATCTCCGGGCTGCTCGAACAGGCCGGCTACGTGCGCGCGCTGCCCGCCGACGACACCCCGGACATCGTCGTCTTCAACACCTGCGCGGTGCGGGAGAACGCGGACAACCGGCTCTACGGCAACCTCGGTCGCCTGCGCCCGGTGAAGGACAAGCACCCCGGGATGCAGATCGCGGTCGGCGGCTGCCTGGCCCAGAAGGACCGGGGCGACATCGTCCGCAAGGCGCCCTGGGTCGACGTGGTGTTCGGCACCCACAACATCGGCGCGCTGCCGGTGCTGCTGGAGCGGGCCCGGCACAACGCCGCCGCCGAGGTGGAGATCCTGGAGTCCCTCGACGTCTTCCCCTCCACGCTGCCCACCCGCCGCGAGTCCACGTACGCCGGTTGGGTGTCGATCTCGGTGGGGTGCAACAACACCTGCACCTTCTGCATCGTGCCGGCGCTGCGCGGCAAGGAGAAGGACCGACGGCCCGGCGACATCCTCTCCGAGGTACGCGCCCTGGTCGACGAGGGTGTGCTGGAGGTGACGCTGCTCGGGCAGAACGTCAACTCCTACGGCGTCGAGTTCGGCGACCGGTACGCGTTCGGCAAGTTGCTGCGCGCCTGTGGCGACATCGACGGGTTGGAGCGGGTCCGGTTCACCAGCCCGCACCCGAAGGACTTCACCGACGACGTGATCGCCGCGATGGCCGAGACGCCCAACGTCTGCCACTCGCTGCACATGCCGTTGCAGTCCGGCTCCGACGACGTGCTGAAGGCGATGCGCCGGTCCTACCGCTCCGAGCGTTACCTCGGGATCATCGAGAAGGTCCGGGCGGCGATGCCGGACGCGGCGATCACCACCGACATCATCGTCGGCTTCCCCGGCGAGACCGAGGCCGACTTCCAGCGCACCCTGGACGTGGTCCGCGAGGCGCGGTTCTCCTCGGCCTTCACCTTCCAGTACTCGAAGCGGCCCGGCACCCCGGCCGCGACGATGGACGACCAACTGCCCAAGCAGGTCGTGCAGGAGCGCTACGAGCGGCTGGTCGCGACCGTCGAGGAGATCACCTGGGCGGAGAACAAGCGCCTGGTGGGCGAGACCGTCGAGGTGCTGGTCGCCGTCGGAGAGGGCCGCAAGGACGAGCGCACCGGCCGGATGTCCGGCCGGGCCCGCGACGGTCGGCTGGTGCACTTCGCGACCGAGGGCCCCGGCGGGGAGTCACTCGCCGAGCGGATCCGCCCGGGCGACATCGTGCACACCACCATCACGTACGCGGCACCGCACCACCTCAACGCCGACGGGGCGCTGGTGGCACACCGGCGTACCCGGGCCGGCGACGCGGCCGAGGCGGGGCGCTCTCCGCGTACCCCCGGGGTGTTGTTGGGGATGCCGACGATCGGCGCACCGCCGGTCGTGCCCGCGCCCACGGCGGGCTGCGCCGCGCACTGA
- a CDS encoding alpha/beta hydrolase, with protein sequence MTRQDAAQRTVTTPDGRHLAVETSGSPDGPAVFLLHGTPGSRSGPRPRGIVVYRLGVHLVCYDRPGYGDSDRHEGRRVADAAADVAAIADQLGIERFAVVGRSGGGPHALACAALLPDRVTRAAVLVGLAPAGAPDLDWYAGMAESNIEDYGQADEDLAELTLNLKVRADEARRDPMTLLEFLRPQLPEEDIRVVDDIAIRRLLTDMYSEALRHGPEGWIDDVLAIRRGWGFDLGAIQAEVRLWHGEQDRFSPVEHSHWLASRISRAEVQVQPGAAHFGAVEILPQTLSWLARPDLATSPRL encoded by the coding sequence GTGACGCGACAAGATGCGGCACAGCGCACCGTCACCACCCCGGACGGGCGGCACCTCGCGGTGGAGACCTCCGGCTCACCGGACGGGCCCGCGGTCTTCCTGCTGCACGGCACCCCGGGCAGTCGCAGCGGCCCCCGGCCACGGGGCATCGTCGTCTACCGCCTCGGCGTGCACCTCGTCTGCTACGACCGGCCCGGTTACGGCGACTCCGACCGGCACGAGGGTCGGCGGGTGGCCGACGCGGCGGCCGACGTGGCGGCGATCGCCGACCAGCTCGGCATCGAACGGTTCGCGGTGGTGGGTCGGTCCGGTGGCGGCCCGCACGCCCTGGCCTGCGCGGCGCTGCTGCCCGACCGGGTCACCCGGGCCGCCGTGCTGGTGGGGCTCGCCCCGGCCGGCGCACCCGACCTGGACTGGTACGCGGGCATGGCGGAATCGAACATCGAGGACTACGGGCAGGCCGACGAGGACCTGGCCGAGCTGACCCTCAACCTGAAGGTGCGCGCCGACGAGGCCCGGCGGGACCCGATGACGCTGCTGGAGTTCCTCCGCCCCCAGTTGCCGGAGGAGGACATCCGGGTGGTCGACGACATCGCGATCCGCCGGCTCCTCACCGACATGTACTCCGAGGCGCTGCGGCACGGCCCCGAGGGCTGGATCGACGACGTGTTGGCGATCCGACGCGGCTGGGGGTTCGACCTGGGCGCCATCCAGGCGGAGGTCCGGCTCTGGCACGGCGAGCAGGACCGTTTCTCCCCGGTGGAGCACTCCCACTGGCTCGCCTCGCGGATCTCCCGCGCCGAGGTCCAGGTGCAGCCCGGGGCCGCGCACTTCGGTGCGGTGGAGATCCTGCCGCAGACCCTGAGCTGGCTGGCCCGGCCGGACCTGGCGACCAGCCCGCGCCTCTGA